AGGCGCTGACAATATCGCCGGAGTGCTCCGGATCAATGCCGCGGGATTTGCAACGAGCCGGGTCTTTCAGCCGGATGAGCTCGCCGCCTTCACTCTCGCATTCGAGGGAGGGCTTGCGCGTCATGCGGCGCTGCTCGATCGCCGCGAGGCGGCAGGAAAGGTCAGGCGCTGCCATGGCGACCTGCATCTGCGTAACATCTGCCTGTTCGAGGGTGGGCCGCGGTTGTTCGATTGCATCGAGTTCAACGATCAGATCGCCACGGTCGACACACTTTATGACCTCGCCTTTCTGCTGATGGATCTCTGGCATCGCGGCTTCCAGGATCTCGCGAACCTGGTCATGAATCGTTACCTGGATGATTTGGATGACGAGGACGGTTTCGTGCTTCTGCCGTACCTGATGGCAATTCGCGCCGCCGTCAGGTCGCATGTCACCGCGACACAGGTGGAAGAAAGCGGGAAAGGCTCGGAGAAACTCGTTGCCGAAGCGAGGTCCTACTTCGACTTGGCGCGCTCGCTGATCGAACCGGTGCCGGCACGGCTGATCGCCATCGGTGGATTCAGCGGTTCGGGCAAGACGACGGTGGCAGAAACATTGGCTGCGCAGGTGGGCGCTCCGCCGGGAGCCAGGATTGTCGAGAGCGATCGCGTCAGAAAGGCCATGTTTGGCGTTGCCGCAGAAACCAGACTACCGCCCTCAGCCTACCGTCCCGAGGTATCGGAAAAGGTTTATCGCGAAATGGCAGAGAGGGCTCGCCTGATCCTGGCTACAGGAGGCACTGTGATTGTCGATGCGGTGTTCGACAATCCGCGAAATCGCAGCCTGATGGAAGAGCTTGCAGGTGAGCTCGGCCTCCCGTTCACGGCCGTATGGCTGAATGCCGAACCGACGCTTTTGCGTGACCGAGTTGCCTCTCGAAGCGGTGGGCCTTCGGACGCGGACCTCGACGTTCTATCCGGACAACTGGCTCGCGACGGCGGCGAGAGCGGCTGGAGTCGGATCGGTGCCGCTCGCAGCGCCGAGCAAATCGCCGCGGAGATCCTGCGCCTTCCGCAAGAACCGGTGCCGTTGCAACGTGCACCTGCGAAGGAGCCGTAGCGCTTCATTCTTGGAGCGAGGAAACGCTCTAACTCCTTGAAATTGTGCAGCTCCGGATGAGGCTCCTTACATGCTCCCATCTCATATCTGGGCACTCCTCAGCCTGAGAGCGTTGCCGATGACGCTGACGGAGGAGAGCGCCATGGCCGCGGCGGCGATGATTGGCGACAGGAGGAGCCCAAAGGCCGGATAAAGGACGCCGGCCGCAACCGGCACGCCGGCGGCGTTATAGACGAAGGCGAAGAACAGGTTTTGCCGGATGTTCTTCATCGTGGCGTGGCTGAGCTGCCGTGCCCGCGCGATGCCCTGAAGATCGCCCTTGAGCAACGTTACACCGGCGCTCTCGATCGCAACGTCCGTTCCGGTCCCCATGGCAATACCGACATCGGCCGCGGCTAGCGCAGGGGCATCGTTCACCCCGTCGCCGGCCATGGCAACGATCCGGCCCTCCCGGCGCAATCGGGCGACGATTTCGCTCTTATGCTCCGGCAGGATTTCGGCCTCGACTTCCTTGATCCCGAGCCTCCTCGCGACCGCATGCGCCGTGGTCTTGTTGTCTCCGGTCAGCATGACCACCCGCACACCTTCCTTGACGAGTGCCTCGACGGCAGCGGGTGTCGTGGACTTGATCGGATCGGAGATGGCAAAAAGTCCGCCGACGCGGGCATCGACCGCGGCAAAGATCACCGTCGCCCCTTCGCCTCGCAACGCTTCCGCCTTTTCGCTGAGAGAGGAAACGTCTACTTTTTCCTCGGCCATAATGCGGTGGCTGCCGATGACGAGCTTGCGCCCGTCGACGGAGCCGGTCACGCCCTTGCCTACCGGACTGTCGAAATCCTCCGCTGTGCCGAGGCTGAGGCCGCGCTCATGAGCGGCTTCCACAATCGCCGCCGCGAGGGGATGCTCGCTTGCGCGTTCCAGGGTGGCGGCGAGGCGAAGCAGTTCGGTCTCGGAAAATCCGTCGGCGACCTCGATCGATGTCACCTTGGGTTTGCCCTCCGTCAGCGTCCCGGTTTTGTCGACCACCAGCGTGTCGACCTTTTCGAAGCGCTCCAATGCCTCGGCATTCTTGATCAGCACGCCGAGCCGCGCGCCGCGTCCGACGCCGACCATGATCGACATCGGCGTGGCGAGGCCGAGAGCGCAGGGGCAGGCGATGATGAGCACGGCGACCGCGGCGACGAGCCCGTGCGCAAAGCGGGGCTCGGGTCCGACCGCCATCCACGTCGCAAACGCA
The genomic region above belongs to Sinorhizobium mexicanum and contains:
- a CDS encoding AAA family ATPase encodes the protein MASRRKQEERVIAEDQTAAVAFLSAPASYGTTELIETMETHISRIFLVGRRAFKMKRAVKLPYVDFSTASLRLDACQKEVELNSATAPGLYLGVRRITREKHGTLAFGGRGELVDAVVEMARFDQQALFDRMAIEGTLTPELMTVAAQMIARFHRAAPVVHDGGGADNIAGVLRINAAGFATSRVFQPDELAAFTLAFEGGLARHAALLDRREAAGKVRRCHGDLHLRNICLFEGGPRLFDCIEFNDQIATVDTLYDLAFLLMDLWHRGFQDLANLVMNRYLDDLDDEDGFVLLPYLMAIRAAVRSHVTATQVEESGKGSEKLVAEARSYFDLARSLIEPVPARLIAIGGFSGSGKTTVAETLAAQVGAPPGARIVESDRVRKAMFGVAAETRLPPSAYRPEVSEKVYREMAERARLILATGGTVIVDAVFDNPRNRSLMEELAGELGLPFTAVWLNAEPTLLRDRVASRSGGPSDADLDVLSGQLARDGGESGWSRIGAARSAEQIAAEILRLPQEPVPLQRAPAKEP
- a CDS encoding copper-transporting P-type ATPase → MDDHEHHKHHHHPVQQSATKPSDGAAPQTEQAEDVVYTCPMHPQVRQIGPGNCPICGMALEPEVTTAETGPSAELIDMRRRFWVGLVLTIPVLALEMGGHVIDLHMLLGAQTSNWLQLLFATPVVLWAGAPFFERAWRSIVNRHLNMFSLIAMGTGVAWVYSVVATAAPGLFPATFSAVDGSIAVYFEAAAVITVLVLLGQVLELQAREQTGGAIRALLDLAPKTARRIRDDGVDEDVPLEAVVVGDRLRVRPGEKVPVDGVLVEGRSSVDESMITGESMPVTKEVGARLIGGTMNRTGGFVMEAGKVGRDTMLSQIVHMVADAQRSRAPIQRLADQVSGWFVPVVIAIAVIAFATWMAVGPEPRFAHGLVAAVAVLIIACPCALGLATPMSIMVGVGRGARLGVLIKNAEALERFEKVDTLVVDKTGTLTEGKPKVTSIEVADGFSETELLRLAATLERASEHPLAAAIVEAAHERGLSLGTAEDFDSPVGKGVTGSVDGRKLVIGSHRIMAEEKVDVSSLSEKAEALRGEGATVIFAAVDARVGGLFAISDPIKSTTPAAVEALVKEGVRVVMLTGDNKTTAHAVARRLGIKEVEAEILPEHKSEIVARLRREGRIVAMAGDGVNDAPALAAADVGIAMGTGTDVAIESAGVTLLKGDLQGIARARQLSHATMKNIRQNLFFAFVYNAAGVPVAAGVLYPAFGLLLSPIIAAAAMALSSVSVIGNALRLRSAQI